Within Sorghum bicolor cultivar BTx623 chromosome 2, Sorghum_bicolor_NCBIv3, whole genome shotgun sequence, the genomic segment accctgtattcTGGTaattctgctggggcgattgtggaaaggcttgctgtccaagccatccattattagcgttcatcggcataggtgctgccgatgattggtaattgggtaccgtcgttgaattgacataccccgactgggccatagacctctgttgcatcagcattgactctgccgatgcgttgggcatctggaacattgactcttgaggatttccagtgtgaggccttgcagtagtagttgtggtataccgaggactttggttcaccggcgcattgggaggtgccgatgtcataggagttttgcccctcatgtcagttatctgtgatgttcccggcgtcaactctggaggcataccataaccccaccagttgggaggaagagtcaaccctgacattgccgatgccaacatatctgttgtcagtttatgctgcccaactgaaatttgtgggttggttgtcatcggcatagataatgcaccagtagtccctgatgtacttggagggacggcagattgtgcacttgcagtcgtcaaggcagccgatggagccgtgacctctggtgccgtcggctgatgatgggaggggcccacataatctggtggaatttgtccttccttgaaagttcttgccacggcattgaaaaccgtgttagacagtacaccagcttggttaatcaacgctcgattgatggcattatcaaccatatcttgaagcttgccaggattggcgtcaaaggtgacctgccgtggtgccggcagtgcatctttctggaccacttcgccgctcctgtttatgctgaaagacctcaggcattgctgcttgaactcttccatggcttgggcaatagcttgcttctgctcatccttgaggttggcctccgtcacggggatgacgttctcttgatcgagatcagagatcgacatgttgatcttgatcttgaatcggtcccaccgggcgtgccaaaagatgtgttgatgcaaaactggtctgcaaacacaaagggctaatacccgattcaaacgttaaggcgtgccagccgatttgaccttgctatcggcaaaggtgataactcgaatactttagtcctgacaacagcgatgcgcccggatgtcacggctaagaggtactcacgcggaacttgagaacacgccgaccttaagtcgacgaattcctaagaactcgtaacaaaaagaaaaagtatgacgaagtcgtcgaaaagtaaatgctgggatatgagtaaaaacgtgtgtttgattgatttcttgattcattattacaaggtcctagggtctattttataccctgctcaaagagctacaaccagacacgattagaattcgaattccaaatcacacggaatccgtatacaaaaacgatgcaaataattaaggaaataataaaactatccttcgtgacaaaccgaaactcctccatatGACAACTGGCAACTGGCAGCTTCTGGACTCCTCCttagcatcatcggcaatccccttgccatagtcatcggcagacctttttatccggccatcggcaccatattactgcctgtggacttagtcacattcaacctctccctcatcggcaaccatcctcatcggcaacccgcatcgtactgccaccctatcctgccatcctagacacgtgcccaaaaacggtgtcaacaaacaTGTTCAGAGGGAACCCATAGTATCTGGAGGGGTGTTTCTTTTTTTCCCAGAGGAAGTATATATTAATCTAGAAGCAGGAACTAGTGACAAGGTTCACGGTACCGCCTACCGATGCATACATAAACCACAATACAGCTCCATCTGTCCATCAGTAACTAAACCTAGTAAAAAGATTTGCTTCAAGTTACCCACAAAAGTGTCACAGGATTTCTCATCTTTGAATCCTGCATTAAAGAGGCAACTGAATGAGCCACTGCCAGCAGCACAGATAATACAGGGTACATGAGGAAAGCAGCATACGCAGAAGATTAGCAAGGAGAGACCTTTTTTTCTAGTCAAAGTACTCATCATCGGGTGACTCCACGTTCCTGGTGCCTGTAAAGACACGAGAAGATCAGTGTACAAGAAAGAGATCAGATGAAAACAAGGAGATGCAACTTGCAAGAGCACAGGTCGTACCAGCTGGCGTGAGCCAATCTTGAGTACAAACATTTCAATATGGTTCTCACCAGCCAACTCACACATTGCGAGTCCTGCAGTTCTTGTCGCTACTCTGCTGTCAGTACTGCACGGTAGTGTCAGCATATTGCGTGCCATCTGAGAAATTGTAGGGTAGATCAGGCTTGCATGAAGGAGGAAGACCTGGACGAGTCTCTTGCAGGTACTGGCCAAGCTCAGTCATCGGTCGGTCACAACATAGATGCTCAGAGTCATGATAATAGTAATACGGCTTAGAGTCATGATAATACTTAGACAGCGTATCTGCATCCTCAACGATTCCCTTGCTAGTTTTTGACCCAGTAGTGCAGTTAGGATCATCCACCTGATCTATGTATTTATTGAAGAGGTTGATAAATGTATCACGCACTTCATGCATATAGTCATGTTTTTCATTCTCTTTAACAAAAAGCTTGATGCATTTCAGACTGTATTTAGGATCCATTACCATAGGCATACAAAAATGTAAGAAACAGAATTTCCAGCATTCCTTGAACTTCTGTTTACTCTTTTCCACCATTTTGAAGCTTTATCAGTCCTATATCGACTGCTGCAATGAACCTTACTATACACATTTTTCAAAGTGTCAAAGAGATCAGATGGACTAGGAAAGATTGGCATCCAGTTAATATATTCATGGAAATGTTCCAAAATCTCAGAAATCTCACTTGCTGTACTCCAGTCCTCCGGTGATGCTGCATATCTGATGTTGGGATACTGCACTGCTGAACAGTTGGAACCCTTTGCATACTTGGCGCACTTTGCTGATTTCTCTATGATTTTGTTAAGTTCATCCAGTCCCACATGGATAACCTGATCAAGTAAATGAGTTGCAGAACATACTACAAACAAGTTCCGGTTTGCATTGACTTTGTTCCATTTCTGTAGACTGGTTTTGATATTTGAAGCCACTGAATCATCAATGAAAACATCATCCACTATAATGCTGAAAACCTTGTCATGAAGATCCCATTCTCTAATAGCTCCCACTATGATATCACTGTATTGTTTTGCATCACAAGAGGGGTCCATGGGAGAAAATGTGATGATCTTTTGCTGCTTCTCCCATTCATCATCGATGTAGTGAATAGTCAAGCACAAGAAGGCCAAGTGTGGATCGTAATGCCACATATAAGCACTCAAGCAAACCCGACCACGTAAAGCGGCTAACTTCTCCTTTAGCTTGGACTTTTCTTGCTGAAACAAGTCACAGATGTTCCCTATGAAGTCATGGTGAGATGGCATATTGACCATAGGATTCAAGCAAGCAGCTACTTTTCTGAATCCATCTTGCTCCATCATCCTTGGTAGGTGCCCATGTATGGCCAATATCCTGACAAGTTCTTCAGGAGAACAGTTCTGATAGACCTTCTGGTTCTTCTGACTCAAGTCATTAGGAAAGTCCTGCTCAGGCAAT encodes:
- the LOC8055778 gene encoding zinc finger BED domain-containing protein RICESLEEPER 2 — encoded protein: MERLCRLNCMHCHRVFNYNSTNGTTGLRNHQAKCSPRTQKRVKPLPSTNKSTPANSSDPKQKKLPFLLSRQNKCTGTADAVPVQELAFPDAHTNKNNKNQEVDQNGSHEVLAAPEVSTDQHKNQPHGEIALPEQDFPNDLSQKNQKVYQNCSPEELVRILAIHGHLPRMMEQDGFRKVAACLNPMVNMPSHHDFIGNICDLFQQEKSKLKEKLAALRGRVCLSAYMWHYDPHLAFLCLTIHYIDDEWEKQQKIITFSPMDPSCDAKQYSDIIVGAIREWDLHDKVFSIIVDDVFIDDSVASNIKTSLQKWNKVNANRNLFVVCSATHLLDQVIHVGLDELNKIIEKSAKCAKYAKGSNCSAVQYPNIRYAASPEDWSTASEISEILEHFHEYINWMPIFPSPSDLFDTLKNVYSKVHCSSRYRTDKASKWWKRVNRSSRNAGNSVSYIFVCLW